GGGGCGAGCGAGGCCTGCAGGGGAAGTTTGGCAAagccggatcggcaggcagcagGGGCCACATGGGGCCCAAGGGACAGAAGGGGAGCATCGGGGCCATGGGGGAGCCATGCAAAAGTCACTACGCTGCGTTCTCCGTGGGCCGCAAGAAGCCCCTGCACAGCAACGACTACTACCAGACGCTGATCTTCGACACCGAGTTTGTCAACCTCTACGGCCACTTCAACATGTTCACGGGCAGGTTCTACTGCTACGTGCCCGGGATCTACTACTTTGCGCTCAATGTGCACACCTGGAACCAGAAGGAGACCTACCTGCACATCGTGAAGAACGGGGCGGAGGTCGTGATCCTCTATGCCCAGATGAGCGACCGGAGCATCATGCAGAGCCAGAGCGTcatgctggagctgcaggagcaggacGAGGTCTGGGTGCGGCTCTTCAAAGGCGAGCGGGAGAACGCCGTCTTCAGCGATGAGTACGACACCTACGTCACCTTCAGCGGCTACCTGATCAAGCACAGCGGGGAGCCCTGACCCCAGGCCTGGGCTGTCCGGCTAGTCCTCCCCCAAGGCTGACCTCGGAGCTCACCTCTCCTGCCataacccactctcctgctcctctcctcttcctgatAGCAGACCCCGTCGCAGACCACCAAGCCCTGTCATGCCTGtgcccactccctgctccccttcctcagctggggcacagccctctccagggccaGGTGCTCTAATGGCCTCAGTGGCTGTATAAATATGGAAGTGTCCCTTCCCCCCCACGTGCCGTGCTCAGGTAACCGGGATGAGATGtatggggccggggcagggggggggattccccagcctccctgctggtGTGATTTGTGATAGGAAGAGCTATTCCAGCGAGGGAAACAGGCCGATGGCACGGGCTGGTATTCATTGGGATGGGCGGGGTCTCAGCACAGCCACCGCAGAAGCCAGTGCTGGGGCGAGGAGCCTCCCACAGGTGTGTGCTTTGGACACATTTGCCTAGTGGCTAACAAATCCAAgtcctggcacacacttttacaGCAGTTTCATGGTGCCCCATTCTGGTACAGTTACGTGGGTGCCGACATGGCCTCACGGCAGGGGCCAGCATCCCTGGTTGAGCAGTGCTTCCTGTGTCCTTGCCCAGGAGCACCAAGCAGGCGCAGGGCTccctgctgggaagggacagggaaagGGCAGCTCCCTGGAGGCCTCTGCTTCATTCACAGGGACCCTAGGATTTACAGGGTGCAGAGATGCCATCTAGCAGCAGCAGGTGCTCTAGGGACCTGCCTTGCTGGCTGTGAGTGGGGCCTGGGAGCAGCGTGTATCCCCGTGCGTGCAGAGTTACACGGCTCCCAATAAACCCTCCTTCAGTGAGAAGCTGGTAGATTGAcctgctgcagcttccccttcccgctctgctctgcaccccacccaccctcacACCGTGGCCAGGGTCCTGCCAGGGCGTTCCTCCGTGCAGGCTCTCGGGATGCACGCCAGGGGTGGGTGCTGACAGCAGTGCTCTGCACTGGAGTCCAGCAGGCCACGAgaccccagcagctccctccaCTCAGGGCACAGTGTGGAATAGCCCTCACCCTGGCCCCGCGCTCCCCAGTGGCTGACGATCACCACCCTCCCCCGCAGCTGGGGAGCTGCTTTCCAGCTGGCAGCACTGGTTGCAATGGGCTTGGGCTTAGTCCCTCCTCCCTTGGTTAGTTCTGCTGGTCAGGCTTTTCGTTTTTGTCGGTACTACACAGAGCAGGGCCCGGACCAGCGTGCTGCTCCCCCCGGCTCTCTGCACTGCTCTGTAACCACATTAAACGCTGACAGGGCTGGATTTCTAGCTGGGTCTTGGCTTCAGCTCCTTTCTCTACGTCACCCACACTCAGAGTCCCTGCGAGGGGACCCTTGGGCCTGGCTGGCTGAGCTGGGACTCTCCCTTTCCTCCATGGGAACCCTGCGAACGGCCTGAACTGGGCCAGCTGGTCTCTGGAGTAGCGGCAGGactccagccccacagcctcTCTACTCCGGGGGcagcgcacacgcacacacacacgccgtTGTGCCTTCCCACTGCACACCTTTGCTTAGATTTTTGCACATCCCTCCTTAGGTACATGTCCCTTGGCATCCCAtgtgtgggggcagggacccAGTGCTAGGAGCTGGGCATCGCCTGAGAGGGCACATAGCACatgctcttccctccccacctggctggagacagggataaggtccctccctcccccctccaaggGGCTTCAGGCCTGCAGCCCTCCTGAAGTGACAGCTAAGCCAGGTACCAGACTGCCATGGGGAGGAAGCACAGGGTGGGAGAGGGCAGCTTGGGAGCATGGCTGGTCCTCAGAGGAGAAGGCATCATGGGGAAGCAGGTGGGATCTGGGCTCAGCCAGAAGCCGTCCCGCAGGGCGACAGATGGCCAGGGAGGTGAACCCTGTAGCGGCACAGGGCCACTCCAGATACAAGTGGGAGTAAGGATACGTGGTGCTGGGGGAGGCCCGGACACATGCAGGGACAGGATGATGCCAAGGAGATGGGGGACAGGCACACGCAGTGGCagggcgaggggcactgcacaaCCACTGGGCAGAGCTAGGGAGGGGGTGTGCATTGGCATTGAAAGTTTGTAGCCACAATATGGAGAGTGGCAGCTAAGCTCTGCGTGCTCAGCCTGGACCCCTGGAGCTCCTTTGCTGATCTGAGAACCAGGTCCTGGTGCCTGCAGCTGGGCTGAGCACAGGACTCCCTGCTGCCAGTGCTTGGCCTTGGCAGTTGAGCAGAGTGCAGGGGCCAGCCCTGCTGTCCTGGGCTGGGTGGGTCCTTGGAAGCCGGGGGATGGGCCAGACAGCTGGCCGGGGGCGGCCTTCCAAGAATAATATTGGGAGAGGCGTTCTGGATCAGAGCAGGGATGAGGTCACGCACACCAGCGTCTGCCTCATGGGGCCAGGGAAAACATGCCAGGAGCAGCCTCTGGAGTCACGTGTGGTCACAACGTCATTCTCCCTAGCACACACACTTAGGAACCTGCCCTTCCTGGGCCTTAGTTgtatccagaaccaactctgggCCAACTGACCAATTCTTCAGTAGCGTAAACTTAGAAGCcctttctgtctgctccacagacaaaagCCTCCTTCATTGGGCACATTGCTATTTGCAA
The window above is part of the Natator depressus isolate rNatDep1 chromosome 14, rNatDep2.hap1, whole genome shotgun sequence genome. Proteins encoded here:
- the C1QTNF1 gene encoding complement C1q tumor necrosis factor-related protein 1, with translation MEGPWTLSCLLLACLLLPDSMLSQPSRPEEEQGEATRALSHRHAARAERDPEKYHRNPDEQPPHSQCVRCCDPPTHSSALPHINITILKGEKGDRGERGLQGKFGKAGSAGSRGHMGPKGQKGSIGAMGEPCKSHYAAFSVGRKKPLHSNDYYQTLIFDTEFVNLYGHFNMFTGRFYCYVPGIYYFALNVHTWNQKETYLHIVKNGAEVVILYAQMSDRSIMQSQSVMLELQEQDEVWVRLFKGERENAVFSDEYDTYVTFSGYLIKHSGEP